The nucleotide sequence CCGGCGTCCCGGGTTCGTGCCAGCCCGGTCCCGGCCGGCGCCCGGCCCGGTCCGTTCGCCCTAGCGTCACTTCCAGACAGCGGAAGGTGACCATCCGTCAACCAGCGTCGGTGGGACGGGCGGCGACCCGGGGTCAGGGGAGGGCACGTGATGGATCGGGTGCTTGCCGGCCGGTACCGGCTCGTCCGGGAGGTCGCCTCCGGCGCGACCGGAATCGTCTGGCGGGCCGTCGACCTGCGCGACGGCGTACCGGTGGCGGTCAAGATGCTGCGCCCGCACGCGGCCACCAGACCGGACCTGGTGGCCGCGTTCGTCACCGAGACGCAACTGGTCGCCGGCCTCCACCACCCCTGCCTGGTACCCGCCCGCGACGTACTCGGGCAGGGGCGGGAGCGGGCCCTGGTGATGGAACTGGTCGAGGGGGAGGACCTGCGGCGGCGGCTGCGCCGCACCGGGCCGGTCCCGCCGGCGATCGCGGCCGAGGTGACCGCGCAGCTCGCCGGTGCGCTGGCCTACCTGCACGGCCGGGACATCGTGCACGGTGACGTGAAGCCGGGCAATCTCGTCGTGCCGGCGGACGGCGGCCTGGTCCGGCTCGTCGACTTCGGCGCCGCCCGTCGGGTGGGCGCCGGGCCGTCCTGGCCGGAGACCCAGGCAACTCCCGAGTACGTCGCCCCGGAGGTGGCGGCCGGCGGGGCACCCACCCCGGCCAGTGACGTGTACGCGCTCGGCATCCTGCTCTTCGAGCTGGTCAGCGGGCTGAGCCCGTACCGGGGCGGGTCGCCGGCCGAGGTACTCAACCGGCACCGGACCTGCCGGCCGGTGCCGCCGCCCGGACTGCCGCCGGTGGTCTGGCAGTTCGTGGAGGACTGCCTGACGGCCGACCCGGCAGACCGCCCCGACGCGATCCGGGCCGCCGCCCGGCTGCGCGGGATGGAGTCGGCCGTGGACGGGCTGACCGCGCTGCCCCGGCCCACCGCCGACCTGGTCACCTGGTGGCCCCGGTCGACCGGCACCGCCACCGGGCGCGCGCCGGTCCCTCGCCCCTCGGCCCCGTCGGGTCAGTCCTCGACCTCGGCCGCTCGCGCCTCGGGCCGGGTGGGTCGCCGCTCGGCCTGGGTGGGCCGTCCCTCAACCCCGGTCGGTCGTTCCTCAACCCCGGTCGGTCGGTCCTCGGCTCCGGTGGATGGTCCCGGGCGCTGGTCCGGCTCGACCGACAGCGGCGCACCGCCCGACCCACCCGCGCCGCCGCCCCGAGGTCACCACCAGCACCGGCGGGGCGAGGCGACGGTGCTGGCCGGCGCCCGCGCGATCGTCGCCGCCGCGTTCCTGGGTACGGTGGCGGCGGATGCCGGGGCGCTGGGCGGGGGCGGAGCAGGTTTCCGGCAAAAGCCCACATAAACGGTGAAACTTGACTAGCCTCCCCAAGTGACGTCGCCCGTGCCGGGCGCTGTCGGCTGCCGACGGTGGCCGTGCGGGCGCCGACGGTCATTGGTCTCCCCGCCGACGGTCGGCTCCGCCGTGCCCGCCGAGCCCCCTTCCATCGATCGTCCTCATCCGACTGTCGTCCCAGAACAGTGCACAATGGAGACAACAACCGGCGGATAGTGGCAAATCCTGGACGCGGCGCCAGCAAAGTGGCAGCGTGGAGGCCATGGCGGATGTTGCTATCAATCCCACCGCGGCAGCCCTGCTCGGGCTGCTCCACGAAGGACCGAAGACCGGCGGCCAGTTGATGGCCGCCGCCGAGCGGCGCCTGGCGCCGTACTGGTCGATGACCCGGAGCCAGGTCTACCGGGAGTTGCCGGCACTGGCCGAGCAGGGACTGGTCCGGCTCGGCAAGCCCGGCCCCCGGTCCAGCCAGCCGTACGCGATCACGGCGGCCGGGAAGCGGACGTTCTCCCGCTGGCTCACCGAGATGCCGGGGCGGGACACGGTACGCAATCCGACCGCCCTCCGGGTGGCGTTCGGTCCGCAGCACTCGGCCACCCAGTTGCGCAACCTGGTGAGCAGCGCGAACGAATACCACACCGAGGCGCTCGCGGCCGCTCGGGAGCAGGCCCGGGACGCCAAGAAGGCCGGTGACTCGTACGGAGCCGCCGCCCTGGAGTTCGCGGTCGCGTACCACAAGGCGGCGCTGTCCTGGCTGAAGACGGCGCCGGTCTGAGCCGGCTGGCCCGACCGACCCACCAGCGACAGCTCGTCCCACCCGCGCTTGGGCCCGGTCCGGCCCGCGTCTCGGCCCGGCTCGGCCAGCGCTTCGGCCCGGTCCGGCCCGCGTCTCGGCCCGGCTCGGCCCGGTGTCGATTCCGTGCCGCGCCGGCACGTCGGCGGACCGGTTCGGCGACGACGGTGGACGCGCCGGGGCGCTTGGCGGCCGGCGACGACCCGGTCCCGCGGACGACCAGTACTCTTGACTGTCGTGACCGCTGCCGAGTACGCCGACCAGCTCAAGGATCTTGACGCCACGCTCCGCAACATCGAGGCCGTCCTCGATGTCGATCGGCTGCGCCGGTCGAAGGCAGAGCTGGAGGAAGCGGCCTCCGCGCCGGACCTGTGGGACGACCAGGCCCGAGCCCAGGATGTGACCTCCAAGCTCTCGTACGTCAACGGAGAGATCGGCAAGCTGGAGAGCCTGCGCGGTCGGCTCGACGACGCCCGGGTGCTGCTGGAACTCGCCGAGGCGGAGAGCGACGCGGGCGTGCTCGGCGAGGTCGAGACGGAGATCGGCGGGCTGCGCAAGGCCATCCAGGAGATGGAGGTTCGTACCCTGCTGTCCGGGGAGTACGACTCCCGGGAGGCGCTGGTGGCGATCCGCGCGGGTGCCGGCGGGGTGGACGCGGCAGACTTCGCCGAGATGCTGCTGCGGATGTACCTGCGCTGGGCCGAGCGGCACGGCTACCCGACCGAGGTCTACGAGACGTCGTACGCCGAGGAGGCGGGCCTGAAGTCGGCCACCTTCGCGGTCAAGGTCCCGTACGCCTACGGCACACTGAGCGTGGAGGCCGGCACGCACCGACTGGTCCGGATCAGTCCGTTCGACAACCAGGGTCGCCGGCAGACCAGTTTCGCCGGGGTCGAGGTGCTGCCGGTGACCGAGCAGACGGACCATATCGACATTCCGGAAAACGAGCTGCGGGTCGACGTCTACCGTTCGTCAGGTCCTGGTGGGCAGAGCGTGAACACCACCGACTCGGCGGTGCGGATCACACACGTCCCGACCGGGATCGTGGTCACCTGCCAGAACGAGAAGTCCCAGCTCCAGAACAAGGCGTCCGCGCTGCGCGTGCTCCAGGCCCGGCTGCTGGAGCGCAAGCGGCAGGAGGAGCAGGCCAAACTGGAGGGCCTGAAGACCGACGCCGCCGGGTCGTGGGGCGACCAGATGCGCTCGTACGTCCTGCACCCGTATCAGATGGTGAAGGATCTGCGTACCGAGCAGGAGACCGGGAACCCGTCCTCGGTGTTCGACGGTGAATTGGACGGGTTTATCGAGGCCGGCATCCGGTGGCGGAAGCAGCGACAGCTTGCCGGTGACGCCGCGTGAACACGGCTCGCGTCCGCGTCGCTGCGGTGCGTCGACAGCGGTGATGGTTTCCATGTGCGGGGCGTGAGGGACGCCGGACGCAGCGCAGCTTCACGACAAATGTCGCCCGGACAGGCCGGGCTCCGGGCTTGGCCTTTTCGTTACGACGCGTAGACTCACCACCCGTGATTCAGCTTGAGCAAGTGACGAAGACGTACCCGAAGGCGTCCCGGCCATCGCTCGACAGCGTGTCGGTCTCGATCGAGAAGGGTGAGTTCGTCTTCTTCATCGGTCCCTCCGGTTCCGGCAAGTCGACGATCATCAAGCTGCTGCTGCACGAGGTGACCCCGAACAAGGGTCGCGTGATGGTCAACAACAAGGACGTCACCTCGATGCGCTCCTGGAAGATCCCACACTTCCGGCGCTCGATCGGCTGCGTCTTCCAGGACTTCCGACTGCTGCCCAACCGCACCGCGTACGAGAACGTCGCGTTCGCCCTCGAGGTCATCGGCAAGACCAAGGCGGTCGCCCGCCGGGTCGTCCCCGAGGTGCTGGAGCTGGTTGGGCTCGGCGGCAAGGAGCACCGCTACCCGCACGAACTCTCCGGCGGTGAGCAGCAGCGCGTCGCGGTGGCCCGGGCGTTCGTCAACCGGCCGCTGATCCTGCTGGCCGACGAGCCCACCGGAAACCTCGACCCGGACACGTCGATCGAGATCATGCGTCTGCTGGACCGGATCAACCGCACCGGCACCACGGTCGTGATGGTCACCCACGACTCCAACATCGTCAACCAGATGCGCCGTCGCGTCGTCGAGATCGAGAGCGGTCGCATCGTGCGTGACCAGGCCCGGGGCGTCTACGGCTGACCACGCCCCGCAGTGCCGGCGCCGACCAGCCCCCGGTCCGGCCCGGCACCGGCCCTGACTCGACGACGAACGACTCCTGCGGAGATCCGGAAGGAACCCCCCGATGCGCTTGAAATACGTCCTGTCCGAGGTGTTGGTCGGGCTGTGGCGCAACGTGACCATGACCATCGCGATGATCATCACGATGGCGGTCTCACTGACCATGCTCGGTGCCAGCGGCCTGATGTACCTCCAGGTCGACGCGATGAAAGACGCGTACTACAAGGACATCGAGGTCTCGATCTTCCTCGTCGCGGGCGTGACCGAGGAGCAGCGCACCCAGTTGCAGACCGACCTGGAGGGCGACCCGCTCGTCCGGGAGGTCAAGTACGAGTCCAAGCAGGAGGCGTACGAGCGCTTCCAGAAGCTCTTCGCGGACTCGCCGGACCTGGTCAAGGCGGTGCAGGCGGACAAGCTCCCCGAGTCGTTCCGGGTCAACCTGGTCGACCCGGAGCAGTATCAGAAGATCTTCGACACCTACAAGGGCCGCGAGGGGATCGACGACATCATCGACCAGCGCCGGCTGCTCGAACAGATCTTCAACATCCTCGGCGCGATCCAGAACATGGCACTCGTCTCCGCCTCGGTGATGGCCATCGCCGCGCTGCTGCTGGTCGCGAACACCATCCAGGTGGCCGCGTACAGCAAGCGCCGTGAGGTCGCGGTGATGAAGCTGGTCGGCGCCTCCAACTGGTTCATCCAGGCACCGTTCGTGCTGGAGGCGGTGGTCGCCGGCATGCTCGGCGCGATCATCGGGTTCGGCGCCCTGGTGCTGGGCAAGATCTTCCTGCTGGACGGCTCGCTGCGGGACCTGACCGACCTGCTCACCCCGATCGAGTGGAGCACGGTGCTGCTGATGTTCCCGTTCATGGCCGGGGTCGGCGGCCTGGTCAGCGCGGTCACCGCCTGGGTGACGCTCCGGTTCTACCTGCGGGTCTAGTTCCCTCACCCGAGGGTGTAGTTCTCCGCAGCCGCCGTCGCGGCCGTCGAACGATCGACCACAGGGCCCCTGGTACGCGTGGAAAAGCGCGAGCCAGGGGCCCTGTGCCGCGAGGTAGCATTGCGCGGTTGTGCACGGGCACGACGGCCCGGGCACGGACGGGTGCGACGAGGAAAGGGGTGTGGCGCCGATGCCACGGGAGCAGGGGCGGAAGGTCGTCGCCTCCAACCGCAAGGCGCGGCACGACTACGCCATCCTCGACACCTACGAGGCGGGCATGGCGCTGACCGGCACCGAGGTCAAGTCGCTGCGCGCCGGCCGGGCGTCCCTGGTCGACGCCTTCGCCCAGGAACGGGACGGCGAGATCTACCTGCACGGCATGCACATCCCGGAGTACGCCCAGGGGACGTGGACGAACCACGAACCCCGGCGCACCCGCAAGCTGCTGCTGAACCGCCAGGAGATCAGCCGGCTGATCGGCAAGCTGAAGGAGAGCGGACTGACCCTGGTGCCGCTCTCGGTGTACTTCTCCGACGGCTGGGCCAAGGTCGAGATCGGCCTGGCCAAGGGCAAGAAGTCGTACGACAAGCGGCAGGACCTGGCCAAGCGGGACGCGGACCGGGAGATCTCCCGGGTCGCCGGCCGGCGCGGCAAGGGGATGTCCTACCGTCGCTGACGTCCTGAGGTTACCTGGTCCGGATGTTGTCCTGACGTCCTGATTCGTCGGACTGATCTCCTGGGATGCCGACTCGCCCCGGGGCTGCTGTGACGCACGTTACCGGCGTGGCGTCCGGTTCGACCGGTGTGGCGGGCCGGTATCTGGAATGAAGTCGGCGGGGTGAGGCGTTAGGCTTGGGGTGGACCGCCGACCGGCGGTGCCGAGAAACTCCACCGGCGTGCGCACGCGCACCGGTCGGACACAGGGGGTGACTGGTTTCGACTTCGTACGTTGCGGCAGGGGAAGCGAGCCGAGGAAGCCGACGTCGTCTCGAGAATCGTTCGTCGGAAACCAATAAGCGCCAAGCAGAATCGCGCTGACTTCGCTCTCGCCGCCTGAGGCGGGTAGCAAGTCTGTCGGCCTGGGAGTGCCTTCGACCCAGTTAGCCGGCATCAGCTAGGAGGCTGGCCAACCGGACCCGGTCGCGGGGTCCGTGCGGCGAGATTAATCAGCGACTGGGCCCGTCACACCGACTCGCTCGCGTGATCGGAGGGGCCGAGTAGAGGCACAGCGAGCTGCGCTCGGAGAAGCCCTGGTAAGGCGACGAAGGACCCGGGTTCGATTCCCGGCACCTCCACGACAACGACAACGGCTGCGCCCCGGTCCGGACGGACCGGGGCGCAACTGTCCGCAGCGCCGGTCGCGCCCCGGGGCCCGGGCCGGCTGCGACGATCGGTGCCGCTGGGGCCGATGCGCCCAGTGGGGCCGGATGGGCAGATGAGACAGGCCGGAGGGGTCGACACCGGTACGCGGCCGGCCGCACCATCAGGATTACGTCCGGTAGGTGCCGCTCAGCGGGAGGTGGTCATGCCGACCGACCCGAACCAGCAGCAGCTACCGAGCTGCGTACCGGCGCCTGCGGGCGAGATCCACGTCCTG is from Micromonospora sp. WMMD1102 and encodes:
- a CDS encoding serine/threonine-protein kinase — encoded protein: MDRVLAGRYRLVREVASGATGIVWRAVDLRDGVPVAVKMLRPHAATRPDLVAAFVTETQLVAGLHHPCLVPARDVLGQGRERALVMELVEGEDLRRRLRRTGPVPPAIAAEVTAQLAGALAYLHGRDIVHGDVKPGNLVVPADGGLVRLVDFGAARRVGAGPSWPETQATPEYVAPEVAAGGAPTPASDVYALGILLFELVSGLSPYRGGSPAEVLNRHRTCRPVPPPGLPPVVWQFVEDCLTADPADRPDAIRAAARLRGMESAVDGLTALPRPTADLVTWWPRSTGTATGRAPVPRPSAPSGQSSTSAARASGRVGRRSAWVGRPSTPVGRSSTPVGRSSAPVDGPGRWSGSTDSGAPPDPPAPPPRGHHQHRRGEATVLAGARAIVAAAFLGTVAADAGALGGGGAGFRQKPT
- a CDS encoding PadR family transcriptional regulator; translated protein: MADVAINPTAAALLGLLHEGPKTGGQLMAAAERRLAPYWSMTRSQVYRELPALAEQGLVRLGKPGPRSSQPYAITAAGKRTFSRWLTEMPGRDTVRNPTALRVAFGPQHSATQLRNLVSSANEYHTEALAAAREQARDAKKAGDSYGAAALEFAVAYHKAALSWLKTAPV
- the prfB gene encoding peptide chain release factor 2; translation: MTAAEYADQLKDLDATLRNIEAVLDVDRLRRSKAELEEAASAPDLWDDQARAQDVTSKLSYVNGEIGKLESLRGRLDDARVLLELAEAESDAGVLGEVETEIGGLRKAIQEMEVRTLLSGEYDSREALVAIRAGAGGVDAADFAEMLLRMYLRWAERHGYPTEVYETSYAEEAGLKSATFAVKVPYAYGTLSVEAGTHRLVRISPFDNQGRRQTSFAGVEVLPVTEQTDHIDIPENELRVDVYRSSGPGGQSVNTTDSAVRITHVPTGIVVTCQNEKSQLQNKASALRVLQARLLERKRQEEQAKLEGLKTDAAGSWGDQMRSYVLHPYQMVKDLRTEQETGNPSSVFDGELDGFIEAGIRWRKQRQLAGDAA
- the ftsE gene encoding cell division ATP-binding protein FtsE, which gives rise to MIQLEQVTKTYPKASRPSLDSVSVSIEKGEFVFFIGPSGSGKSTIIKLLLHEVTPNKGRVMVNNKDVTSMRSWKIPHFRRSIGCVFQDFRLLPNRTAYENVAFALEVIGKTKAVARRVVPEVLELVGLGGKEHRYPHELSGGEQQRVAVARAFVNRPLILLADEPTGNLDPDTSIEIMRLLDRINRTGTTVVMVTHDSNIVNQMRRRVVEIESGRIVRDQARGVYG
- the ftsX gene encoding permease-like cell division protein FtsX codes for the protein MRLKYVLSEVLVGLWRNVTMTIAMIITMAVSLTMLGASGLMYLQVDAMKDAYYKDIEVSIFLVAGVTEEQRTQLQTDLEGDPLVREVKYESKQEAYERFQKLFADSPDLVKAVQADKLPESFRVNLVDPEQYQKIFDTYKGREGIDDIIDQRRLLEQIFNILGAIQNMALVSASVMAIAALLLVANTIQVAAYSKRREVAVMKLVGASNWFIQAPFVLEAVVAGMLGAIIGFGALVLGKIFLLDGSLRDLTDLLTPIEWSTVLLMFPFMAGVGGLVSAVTAWVTLRFYLRV
- the smpB gene encoding SsrA-binding protein SmpB, which produces MPREQGRKVVASNRKARHDYAILDTYEAGMALTGTEVKSLRAGRASLVDAFAQERDGEIYLHGMHIPEYAQGTWTNHEPRRTRKLLLNRQEISRLIGKLKESGLTLVPLSVYFSDGWAKVEIGLAKGKKSYDKRQDLAKRDADREISRVAGRRGKGMSYRR